One genomic segment of Sus scrofa isolate TJ Tabasco breed Duroc unplaced genomic scaffold, Sscrofa11.1 Contig766, whole genome shotgun sequence includes these proteins:
- the LOC110259082 gene encoding olfactory receptor 4C16-like, producing the protein MWLNNNVTEFVLLGLTQDPVRKKIVFVTFLIFYLGTLIGNLLIIATIKTSQTLGSPMYFFLFHLSLSDTCFATSIATRMIVDALLKNATITFNECIMQVFSFHFFGCLEIFILILMAVDRYVAICKPLRYTTIMNHRVCGVLVAVAWVGSCVHSLTQIFLALSIPFCGPNVIDHYFCDLQPLLKLACADTYVTNLLLVSNSGAICTVSFVMLMVSYVIILYSLRNHSAEGRKKALSTCISHIMVVILFFGPCIFIYTRPATTFSKDKMIAVFYTIGTPLFNPLIYTLRNAEVKNAMRMLWSKKLISDDKR; encoded by the coding sequence ATGTGGCTGAACAATAATGTGACTGAGTTCGTTCTGCTTGGGTTGACCCAGGATcctgttaggaaaaaaatagtgtttgTCACTTTCTTGATTTTCTACTTGGGGACATTGATAGGCAACCTGCTCATTATTGCTACCATCAAGACCAGCCAGACACTTGGGAGtccaatgtacttcttccttttccactTATCCTTATCTGATACCTGCTTCGCTACTTCCATAGCTACTAGAATGATTGTGGATGCCCTTTTGAAGAATGCCACTATCACCTTTAATGAATGCATAATGCAAGtcttttcattccatttctttggctgcctgGAGATCTTCATCCTTATCCTCATGGCTgttgaccgctatgtggccatctgtaaacCTCTGCGCTACACAACAATCATGAACCATCGAGTCTGTGGGGTGttggtggctgtggcctgggtgggATCCTGTGTGCATTCTTTAACTCAGATTTTTCTAGCCTTGAGTATACCATTCTGTGGTCCCAATGTCATTGATCACTATTTCTGTGACTTGCAGCCTTTGCTGAAACTTGCCTGTGCAGACACCTATGTGACCAACCTACTCTTGGTGTCCAACAGTGGAGCCATCTGTACAGTGAGTTTTGTCATGCTGATGGTCTCCTATGTCATCATCTTGTATTCTCTGAGAAACCACAgtgcagaagggaggaaaaaagccctctccacctgcatCTCCCACATCATGGTGGTCATCTTGTTCTTTGGTCCttgcatatttatatacacacgcCCTGCAACCACCTTTTCCAAGGATAAGATGATAGCTGTGTTTTATACAATCGGAACACCTTTGTTCAACCCTCTGATTTATACACTGAGGAATGCagaagtgaaaaatgccatgaggaTGCTATGGAGCAAGAAGTTGATCTCAGATGACAAAAGATGA